The following are encoded together in the Bacillus cereus group sp. RP43 genome:
- a CDS encoding NeuD/PglB/VioB family sugar acetyltransferase, producing MKEKLLIIGASGHGKVIADIALKMKKWKGIAFLDDNESEKSSMGIEIIDKSASISKYVDDYDFFVGIGNNVIREKVQRRLEAEGASIPVLIHPSAIIGEQVYLEEGTVVMAGAVINCCTKIGKGCIINTASTIDHDNIIEDYVHISPGAHLAGTVKVGSGTWLAIGSVVINNINITNECKIGAGAVVIRDIAEIGTYVGVPAKRIDE from the coding sequence ATGAAAGAAAAACTCCTTATAATAGGGGCTAGTGGCCACGGAAAAGTCATAGCTGATATCGCGCTGAAAATGAAAAAATGGAAGGGTATTGCTTTTTTAGATGATAATGAAAGTGAAAAATCCTCAATGGGAATAGAAATAATTGATAAATCAGCAAGTATCTCAAAGTATGTAGATGATTACGATTTTTTTGTTGGAATTGGTAATAATGTCATACGAGAGAAGGTTCAGAGGCGACTTGAGGCTGAAGGGGCGAGTATTCCGGTATTAATTCATCCAAGTGCGATTATTGGAGAACAAGTTTATTTAGAAGAGGGAACTGTAGTTATGGCAGGCGCTGTTATTAACTGTTGTACCAAAATTGGAAAAGGATGCATTATTAATACTGCTTCTACAATAGATCATGACAATATAATTGAGGATTACGTTCATATATCACCAGGCGCACATTTAGCCGGCACAGTCAAGGTTGGATCGGGCACCTGGCTAGCTATTGGGAGTGTAGTAATCAATAACATTAATATTACTAACGAATGTAAAATCGGTGCAGGAGCTGTAGTAATCAGAGATATAGCTGAAATTGGAACTTATGTAGGGGTTCCAGCAAAAAGAATAGACGAATAG
- a CDS encoding polysaccharide biosynthesis protein, with protein sequence MSYRKRLSLLILLDSFIVLTAVYLSYWFIHPNVLSKIPTTVVISSITLLCSHHVFASIYKLYNKAWEYASIGELKQIFKAITLSILVTAIVQQIINQDIYVRILAIAWMLHLLLIGGSRFVWRMFRDTYISKDANKKRTLIVGAGSAGNMVVRQLLHNKEADLYPIAFVDDDRNKQKLEIYNVPVVGTTNHIEEVVEDNDIEHIIIAIPSLNRNQINEIFERCTKTKAKTQIVPMLEDLLDGKVSVNEFRDVQVEDLLGREPIQLDDAGIGEKITGKTILVTGAGGSIGSEICRQVMKYKPAKIVLLGHGENSIYNIEMEMRVTYKDTVEITTEIADVQDRHKIFEIMKKHQPYIVYHAAAHKHVPLMERNPEEAVKNNIFGTKNVAESADTFKVNTFVMVSTDKAVNPTNVMGATKRFAEMLVQHMASVSTGTRFVAVRFGNVLGSRGSVIPLFKKQIQKGGPVTVTHPDMIRYFMTIPEASRLVIQAGTLARGGELFVLDMGDPVKIVDLAKNLITLSGYSVEEIGIEFTGLRPGEKMYEELLNEGEVHPEQIFPKIHIGKAVLLDQDILRQFMNEFEGMNKEEIRERLLGIANNKVNLKN encoded by the coding sequence TTGAGTTATCGAAAACGGCTCTCATTATTAATTTTATTAGATTCATTTATTGTATTAACTGCGGTGTACTTAAGCTATTGGTTCATACACCCAAATGTATTAAGTAAAATTCCTACGACAGTAGTTATTAGTTCTATTACATTATTGTGTAGTCATCATGTTTTTGCTTCCATTTATAAGCTGTATAACAAGGCGTGGGAATATGCAAGTATTGGAGAATTAAAACAAATATTTAAAGCAATTACATTATCGATTTTAGTAACAGCAATTGTTCAACAAATTATAAATCAGGATATTTATGTTCGAATTTTAGCGATCGCATGGATGTTACATTTATTATTAATTGGTGGCTCCCGCTTTGTATGGCGTATGTTCCGTGATACGTATATTAGTAAGGACGCGAATAAAAAACGAACATTGATTGTTGGAGCTGGTTCAGCAGGAAATATGGTAGTAAGACAGTTACTACATAATAAGGAAGCAGATTTGTATCCAATTGCATTTGTTGATGATGATAGAAATAAACAAAAATTAGAGATTTATAACGTGCCAGTTGTTGGTACAACAAATCATATTGAAGAAGTGGTAGAGGATAATGACATTGAACATATTATTATTGCTATTCCTTCTTTAAATAGGAATCAAATAAACGAGATTTTTGAGAGGTGTACAAAAACGAAGGCAAAAACGCAAATTGTACCGATGCTTGAAGATCTTTTAGACGGTAAAGTTTCTGTTAATGAATTCCGAGATGTACAAGTGGAAGATTTATTAGGAAGAGAACCAATCCAATTAGATGATGCAGGAATTGGAGAAAAGATTACAGGTAAAACAATTTTAGTAACAGGTGCTGGTGGATCAATCGGATCAGAAATTTGTCGTCAAGTAATGAAGTATAAACCAGCAAAAATTGTTCTTTTAGGACATGGTGAAAACAGCATTTATAATATTGAAATGGAAATGAGAGTTACCTATAAAGATACAGTTGAAATTACGACAGAAATTGCTGATGTTCAAGATCGTCATAAAATCTTTGAAATAATGAAAAAGCATCAACCATATATCGTATACCATGCAGCGGCACATAAGCACGTGCCTTTAATGGAACGTAATCCTGAAGAGGCTGTGAAAAATAACATCTTTGGTACGAAAAATGTAGCTGAATCTGCAGATACGTTTAAAGTAAATACGTTTGTTATGGTTTCTACAGATAAGGCAGTAAACCCGACAAATGTAATGGGAGCTACAAAACGATTTGCAGAAATGCTTGTACAACATATGGCTTCGGTTAGTACTGGTACACGTTTTGTTGCGGTTAGATTTGGTAATGTTCTTGGAAGTAGGGGGAGCGTAATACCTCTATTTAAGAAACAAATTCAAAAAGGTGGGCCTGTAACTGTTACTCACCCCGATATGATCCGTTACTTTATGACAATACCAGAAGCTTCAAGATTAGTTATTCAGGCTGGAACGTTAGCTAGAGGTGGAGAATTGTTCGTACTCGATATGGGAGATCCAGTAAAGATTGTTGATTTAGCTAAAAACTTAATCACTCTTTCAGGCTATTCTGTTGAAGAAATTGGAATTGAATTTACTGGATTAAGACCAGGGGAAAAAATGTATGAAGAGTTATTAAATGAAGGTGAGGTTCATCCAGAGCAAATATTCCCTAAAATTCATATAGGAAAAGCTGTTTTACTAGATCAAGATATTTTAAGACAGTTTATGAATGAGTTTGAGGGAATGAATAAAGAGGAAATAAGAGAACGATTATTAGGCATTGCGAATAATAAAGTTAATCTAAAAAATTAA
- a CDS encoding aminotransferase class I/II-fold pyridoxal phosphate-dependent enzyme, whose protein sequence is MGDRIFLSSPHMSDEGYEMHYVKEAFDTNWIAPLGENVNGFERELAAKVGSKAAAALSSGTAAIHLALKAAGVGEGDVVFCQTLTFSATANPIIYQNANPVFIDSDYETWNMCPKALEEAFKKYPNVKAVIVVHLYGLSADMDKIVELCKKYNVALIEDAAESLGTYYKGKHTGSFGDYGIFSFNGNKIITTSGGGMLVSNDEERISKARFWATQSRDQARHYQHSELGFNYRMSNVVAGIGRGQLKVLDQRVQKKRYIFDFYKRGLGNLEGIEFMPSNEWNEPNYWLSSMKLNGKIRPIDVMEALEKENIESRPVWKPMHMQPFFEKYDFIGTDVSEKLFETGVCLPSDTKMTDEDLDRVVKIIKGLWIS, encoded by the coding sequence ATGGGAGACAGAATATTTCTTTCATCACCACATATGAGTGATGAAGGTTATGAGATGCATTACGTTAAGGAAGCTTTCGATACAAATTGGATTGCACCACTTGGGGAAAATGTGAATGGATTTGAAAGAGAACTAGCCGCTAAAGTTGGCTCTAAAGCAGCCGCAGCGCTATCTTCTGGAACAGCTGCAATTCATCTGGCTCTAAAAGCAGCTGGAGTAGGGGAGGGCGATGTTGTTTTTTGTCAAACCCTTACATTCTCAGCAACTGCAAATCCTATAATTTATCAAAATGCTAATCCAGTCTTCATAGATAGTGATTATGAGACTTGGAATATGTGTCCTAAAGCATTAGAAGAAGCTTTTAAAAAGTATCCAAATGTAAAGGCAGTTATAGTAGTTCATTTGTATGGTCTCTCCGCGGATATGGATAAGATTGTTGAACTTTGTAAGAAATATAATGTTGCTTTAATTGAAGATGCTGCTGAATCTTTAGGAACTTATTACAAAGGTAAACATACGGGAAGCTTTGGAGATTATGGTATTTTTTCTTTTAATGGTAATAAAATTATCACTACTTCTGGTGGTGGAATGCTCGTTTCTAATGATGAGGAACGAATTTCAAAAGCAAGATTTTGGGCAACTCAAAGTAGAGATCAAGCAAGACATTATCAACATAGTGAATTAGGGTTTAATTATCGCATGAGTAATGTAGTTGCTGGTATTGGTAGAGGGCAGCTTAAAGTGTTAGATCAAAGAGTTCAGAAGAAAAGATACATATTTGATTTTTATAAGAGAGGATTAGGAAATCTTGAAGGAATTGAATTCATGCCTAGTAATGAGTGGAATGAACCAAATTATTGGCTAAGTTCTATGAAACTAAACGGCAAGATTCGTCCAATTGATGTGATGGAAGCTCTTGAAAAAGAAAATATTGAATCTAGACCGGTTTGGAAACCAATGCATATGCAGCCATTCTTTGAAAAATATGATTTTATTGGGACTGATGTATCAGAGAAGCTATTTGAGACCGGTGTTTGCTTACCAAGTGATACGAAAATGACAGATGAAGATTTAGATAGAGTCGTGAAAATTATTAAAGGGTTGTGGATATCGTAA
- a CDS encoding CpsB/CapC family capsule biosynthesis tyrosine phosphatase produces MIDLHCHILPNIDDGAQTVTDSLAMAEKAVQEGIHTIVATPHHQNGKYVNERTAIIHQVKQLNDELQQNDIPLKILPGQEVRLYGDLLEDYEAGKIVTLNETNKYILIEFPSNHVPRYAEQLLYEIRVKGMIPIIVHPERNAELIERPDKLYNLVSKGALTQVTAGSLLGKFGKKIKKFSLQLVEHNLTHMIASDAHNTTSRGFHLAESYELIGKEFGMNVMSDLKENPYLLISGKSIYKEDPEQIRRKKLFGIF; encoded by the coding sequence GTGATTGATTTACATTGTCACATTTTACCTAACATCGATGACGGTGCACAGACAGTAACAGATAGTTTAGCGATGGCAGAAAAAGCTGTACAAGAAGGAATTCATACGATCGTCGCTACACCACACCATCAAAATGGAAAATATGTAAATGAGCGTACTGCTATTATTCATCAAGTGAAACAATTAAATGATGAACTACAACAAAACGATATTCCACTGAAGATTTTACCAGGACAAGAGGTCAGGTTATATGGTGATTTATTAGAAGACTATGAAGCTGGTAAAATCGTTACTTTAAACGAAACAAATAAATATATATTAATTGAATTCCCGTCTAATCATGTACCTCGTTATGCAGAACAACTATTATATGAAATACGTGTTAAAGGAATGATTCCAATTATTGTTCATCCGGAACGCAATGCCGAGTTAATCGAGCGACCAGATAAGTTATATAACCTTGTAAGTAAAGGTGCATTAACACAAGTAACGGCGGGTAGTCTCTTAGGGAAGTTTGGCAAAAAGATAAAAAAATTCTCACTACAGCTCGTTGAACATAACTTAACGCATATGATCGCATCGGATGCACATAACACAACATCAAGAGGATTTCATTTAGCAGAAAGCTATGAATTAATCGGAAAAGAATTCGGAATGAACGTTATGAGCGATTTAAAAGAAAATCCGTACTTATTAATTAGCGGAAAATCAATTTATAAAGAAGATCCAGAACAAATTCGTCGTAAAAAATTGTTCGGTATTTTTTAA
- the fabZ gene encoding 3-hydroxyacyl-ACP dehydratase FabZ: MLNIEQIKEIIPHRYPFLLVDKILEVDEGKRAVGIKNVSANEEFFNGHFPDYAVMPGVLIVEALAQVGAVAVLKKEENRGRLAFFAGIDNCRFKKQVRPGDQLRLEVEMTRVRGPIGKGKAIATVDGEVACEAEITFAIGDKKE; the protein is encoded by the coding sequence ATGCTAAATATAGAACAAATTAAAGAAATCATTCCTCACCGCTATCCGTTTTTACTTGTTGATAAAATATTAGAAGTGGATGAGGGAAAAAGAGCGGTTGGAATTAAAAATGTATCTGCAAACGAGGAGTTCTTTAATGGGCACTTCCCAGATTATGCAGTTATGCCTGGTGTACTTATTGTAGAAGCATTAGCGCAAGTTGGTGCAGTTGCTGTATTAAAGAAAGAAGAAAACCGCGGGAGACTTGCTTTCTTCGCCGGCATCGACAACTGTCGCTTCAAAAAACAAGTACGCCCAGGTGATCAACTTCGCCTAGAAGTAGAAATGACGCGCGTACGCGGTCCAATTGGAAAAGGAAAAGCAATCGCAACAGTAGATGGTGAAGTTGCGTGCGAAGCTGAAATTACATTTGCAATTGGTGATAAAAAAGAATAG
- the bpsC gene encoding UTP--glucose-1-phosphate uridylyltransferase BpsC, translating to MKRVRKAIIPAAGLGTRFLPATKAMPKEMLPIVDKPTIQYIIEEAIESGIEDIIIVTGKGKRAIEDHFDHSFELEQNLLEKGKHEMLEKVQASSKINIHYIRQKEPKGLGHAVWCARKFIGNEPFAVLLGDDIVQADTPCLRQLMDQYEGTQSSVIGVQTVPENETHRYGIIDPIEQNDRRYQVRQFVEKPAEGTAPSNLAIMGRYVLTPEIFMFLENQQTGAGGEIQLTDAIQRLNEIQRVFAYNFEGTRYDVGEKFGFIKTTIEMALQNEELKVDLMKYMKELVKKEEVHS from the coding sequence TTGAAAAGAGTAAGAAAAGCGATTATCCCAGCAGCTGGTCTTGGGACGAGATTTTTACCAGCAACGAAAGCGATGCCGAAAGAAATGTTGCCGATCGTCGATAAACCGACTATTCAATACATAATAGAAGAAGCGATAGAATCAGGAATTGAAGATATTATTATTGTTACTGGAAAAGGAAAACGTGCGATTGAAGATCATTTTGATCATTCCTTTGAATTAGAACAAAATCTTTTAGAAAAAGGAAAACATGAAATGCTTGAAAAAGTACAAGCTTCTTCAAAAATTAATATCCATTACATAAGACAAAAAGAACCAAAGGGGCTTGGACATGCAGTTTGGTGCGCACGTAAATTCATTGGGAACGAGCCATTTGCGGTATTACTTGGTGATGATATCGTACAAGCGGATACGCCATGTTTACGTCAATTAATGGATCAATATGAAGGGACACAATCATCTGTTATTGGTGTACAAACCGTACCAGAAAACGAAACACATCGCTACGGTATTATCGATCCCATTGAACAAAATGACCGCCGTTATCAAGTGCGTCAATTTGTAGAGAAGCCAGCAGAAGGCACAGCGCCATCTAATTTAGCGATTATGGGACGTTACGTATTAACACCAGAAATTTTTATGTTCCTTGAGAACCAACAAACAGGCGCTGGTGGAGAGATTCAGTTAACAGATGCGATCCAACGATTAAATGAAATTCAACGAGTGTTTGCTTATAACTTTGAAGGAACTCGTTACGATGTTGGGGAGAAGTTTGGGTTTATTAAGACGACGATAGAAATGGCACTTCAAAATGAGGAATTGAAAGTGGATTTGATGAAATATATGAAAGAACTTGTAAAAAAGGAAGAGGTACATTCATAA
- a CDS encoding polysaccharide biosynthesis tyrosine autokinase → MALNSLFKKKKNHRQRRQLIAHQQPKSPISEQYRNIRTNVEFASVDTNLHSLMVTSANPSEGKTTTTANMAVVFAQQGKKVLLIDADMRKPAMHQMFQVDNIFGLTNVLTHSERLEKCVQTTSVDNLHFLACGPIPPNPAELLGSKSMQELLAQAYSMYDLVIFDLPPILAVTDAQIMANVCDASILVVRSESTEKETAVKAKGLLESAKGKLLGVVLNDREREQGLYYYYGAN, encoded by the coding sequence TTGGCTCTTAATAGTTTATTTAAGAAGAAGAAAAATCATCGTCAACGTCGTCAATTAATTGCTCATCAACAACCGAAATCACCTATTTCAGAACAATATCGTAATATTCGAACGAATGTTGAATTTGCGTCTGTTGATACAAACTTGCATTCACTAATGGTAACATCTGCGAACCCAAGTGAAGGGAAAACGACAACGACAGCGAATATGGCAGTTGTTTTCGCCCAACAAGGAAAGAAAGTATTGTTAATTGATGCAGATATGCGTAAACCAGCGATGCATCAAATGTTCCAAGTAGACAATATTTTCGGATTAACGAATGTATTAACACATAGTGAACGTTTAGAGAAGTGTGTACAAACGACATCAGTTGATAATCTACACTTTTTAGCGTGTGGCCCAATCCCGCCAAATCCAGCAGAATTGTTAGGTTCGAAATCAATGCAAGAACTTCTTGCTCAAGCGTATAGTATGTATGACTTAGTCATTTTCGATTTACCACCAATTTTAGCTGTAACAGATGCGCAAATTATGGCAAATGTATGTGATGCATCTATTCTTGTCGTTCGTAGTGAATCGACAGAAAAAGAAACAGCGGTAAAAGCAAAAGGATTATTAGAATCTGCAAAAGGTAAATTGTTAGGTGTTGTTCTAAACGATCGTGAACGTGAACAAGGCTTATATTATTATTACGGTGCGAACTAG
- a CDS encoding Wzz/FepE/Etk N-terminal domain-containing protein, whose translation MEETISLKELFHILKKRLAMILVIAFGAAIVSAIISFFFMTPIYQSSTQILVNQKKQEGAMIQAGEIQTNIQLTNTYKVIIKSPVVLDQVNEKLNLNMTAQALTGKINVANEKDSQVISVTAEDKDPKVARDIANATADVFKGEVAKIMNVDNVTVLSKAEVGENQSPIKPRPMLNVAIAFVVGLMAAVGLAFLLEYLDNTVKKEEDVESLLGLPVLGIVARMDEETTNVKSHAPSSRKVRGQTIGS comes from the coding sequence ATGGAAGAAACAATTAGTTTAAAAGAGCTATTTCATATTTTAAAAAAACGTTTAGCAATGATCCTCGTAATCGCCTTTGGTGCAGCTATTGTAAGTGCTATCATTAGCTTCTTCTTCATGACACCAATCTATCAATCTTCAACGCAAATTCTTGTGAATCAGAAAAAACAAGAGGGTGCAATGATTCAAGCTGGTGAAATTCAAACAAATATTCAATTAACGAATACATATAAGGTCATTATTAAAAGTCCGGTAGTCTTAGACCAAGTGAATGAAAAATTAAATTTAAATATGACAGCGCAAGCGTTAACAGGAAAGATTAATGTTGCAAATGAAAAAGATTCACAGGTCATTTCTGTAACAGCTGAGGATAAAGATCCAAAAGTAGCTCGTGATATTGCAAATGCAACTGCAGATGTATTTAAAGGTGAAGTTGCAAAAATTATGAATGTCGATAACGTAACGGTATTATCGAAAGCAGAAGTAGGGGAAAATCAATCGCCAATTAAACCACGTCCGATGTTAAATGTAGCAATTGCTTTCGTTGTTGGCTTAATGGCTGCAGTTGGTCTTGCATTCTTACTAGAATACTTAGATAACACAGTGAAAAAAGAAGAAGATGTAGAAAGCTTACTTGGCTTACCAGTGTTAGGTATTGTTGCTCGCATGGATGAAGAAACAACAAACGTAAAATCACATGCTCCATCATCAAGAAAAGTGAGGGGACAAACAATTGGCTCTTAA
- a CDS encoding sugar transferase, which yields MKGSKIGIYRRFIKRSMDFILSLIAIIMLSPVFLIVAFLVKTKLGSPVLFKQERPGLNGTIFKMYKFRTMTDEKNENGELLPDSVRLTNFGKFLRSTSLDELPGLFNIFKGDMSIIGPRPLLVQYLPLYNEHQKRRHKVRPGLSGLAQVNGRNAISWEEKFNYDVEYVDNVSFTTDWKIILLTIKKVFIREGINSETAATMEPFKGNEKGSIKL from the coding sequence ATGAAGGGTTCTAAAATTGGCATCTATAGACGGTTTATAAAAAGGTCAATGGATTTTATACTGTCTTTAATTGCTATTATAATGCTTAGCCCAGTATTCCTTATAGTTGCTTTTCTTGTAAAAACAAAATTGGGTAGTCCGGTATTATTTAAACAAGAGCGACCTGGATTAAATGGGACTATTTTCAAAATGTATAAATTTAGAACAATGACAGATGAAAAAAATGAAAATGGTGAGCTGTTACCCGATAGTGTAAGACTTACTAACTTCGGTAAATTTTTACGTTCGACATCACTTGATGAATTACCAGGGCTTTTTAATATTTTTAAAGGTGATATGTCAATTATAGGACCTAGACCTTTATTAGTTCAATATTTACCGTTATATAATGAGCATCAAAAAAGACGCCATAAAGTTCGACCAGGATTATCAGGGTTAGCACAAGTTAATGGTCGGAATGCTATTAGTTGGGAAGAGAAATTTAATTACGATGTAGAGTATGTAGATAATGTAAGTTTCACTACAGATTGGAAGATTATCCTTTTAACAATTAAGAAGGTTTTTATTAGAGAAGGAATTAATTCAGAAACTGCTGCTACAATGGAACCGTTTAAAGGGAATGAAAAAGGGAGTATAAAGTTATGA
- a CDS encoding polysaccharide biosynthesis tyrosine autokinase — MFGRKKRKPLKQLITHKEPKSRIAEQYRNIRTNIEFTSVDHNMRSLIVTSADPGDGKTTTIANLAVIFGQQGKKVLVIGADLRKPTIQNLFAIHHSNGLTNVLLGQAKLMQCIQKTDIENVYLMGSGPIPPNPAELLGNRVMDEVLLEAYNMFDIILIDTPPVLAVTDAQILANKCDGIILVVRSEKTEKDKMVKAKQILDKASGKLLGVVLNDKREEKEQYGYY; from the coding sequence ATGTTCGGAAGAAAGAAAAGAAAGCCATTAAAACAATTAATTACACATAAAGAGCCTAAATCGCGTATTGCGGAACAATACCGTAACATTCGTACAAATATTGAATTTACATCTGTAGATCATAATATGCGTTCTCTTATTGTCACTTCGGCAGATCCAGGTGACGGAAAGACGACGACAATTGCAAACTTAGCAGTTATTTTCGGCCAACAAGGAAAGAAAGTTTTAGTAATTGGAGCTGACTTACGTAAGCCGACGATACAAAACTTATTTGCAATTCATCATTCAAATGGATTAACGAACGTATTATTAGGACAAGCAAAATTAATGCAATGCATTCAAAAAACAGATATAGAGAATGTATACTTAATGGGATCAGGTCCAATACCACCAAACCCAGCAGAACTGTTAGGAAATCGAGTAATGGACGAGGTATTACTAGAAGCATATAACATGTTTGATATTATTTTAATAGACACACCGCCAGTTCTTGCGGTTACCGATGCACAAATACTTGCGAACAAATGTGATGGAATCATACTTGTCGTGCGCAGTGAAAAAACAGAAAAAGATAAAATGGTAAAAGCGAAACAAATTTTAGACAAGGCATCTGGTAAACTACTTGGTGTCGTACTAAATGACAAGCGAGAAGAAAAGGAACAATATGGATATTATTAA
- a CDS encoding rod shape-determining protein, producing MFARDIGIDLGTANVLIHVKGKGIVLNEPSVVAIDRNSGKVLAVGEEARSMVGRTPGNIVAIRPLKDGVIADFEITEAMLKYFINKLDVKSFFSKPRILICCPTNITSVEQKAIREAAERSGGKTVFLEEEPKVAAVGAGMEIFQPSGNMVVDIGGGTTDIAVLSMGDIVTSSSIKMAGDKFDMEILNYVKRKYKLLIGERTSENIKIKVGTVFPGARSEELEIRGRDMVTGLPRTITVCSEEITEALKEDAAIIVQAAKGVLERTPPELSADIIDRGVILTGGGALLHGIDMLLAEELKVPVLIAENPMQCVAVGTGIMLENIDKLPRRALK from the coding sequence ATGTTTGCGCGAGATATCGGAATTGACCTAGGTACGGCTAACGTATTAATTCATGTTAAAGGTAAGGGTATTGTATTAAATGAGCCATCTGTTGTGGCAATTGATCGTAATAGTGGAAAAGTATTAGCAGTAGGTGAAGAAGCAAGAAGTATGGTGGGACGTACACCTGGTAATATTGTAGCAATTCGTCCGCTTAAAGATGGTGTAATCGCAGATTTCGAAATTACAGAAGCAATGTTAAAGTATTTCATTAACAAATTGGACGTGAAGAGCTTCTTTTCAAAACCTCGCATTTTAATTTGCTGTCCAACAAATATCACATCTGTAGAGCAAAAAGCAATTCGTGAGGCTGCTGAACGTTCAGGTGGTAAAACAGTATTTTTAGAAGAAGAACCAAAAGTAGCCGCAGTTGGTGCTGGTATGGAAATCTTCCAGCCGAGCGGAAACATGGTTGTTGATATTGGTGGAGGTACAACAGATATTGCCGTACTTTCTATGGGTGATATTGTTACCTCTTCCTCTATCAAAATGGCTGGCGATAAGTTTGATATGGAAATCTTAAACTACGTTAAACGTAAGTATAAGTTATTAATTGGAGAACGTACTTCAGAAAATATTAAAATTAAAGTTGGTACAGTATTCCCAGGTGCACGTAGTGAAGAGCTTGAAATTCGCGGACGTGACATGGTAACAGGTTTACCACGTACAATTACAGTATGCTCTGAAGAGATTACAGAAGCACTAAAAGAAGACGCAGCTATCATTGTACAAGCTGCAAAAGGCGTACTAGAGCGTACACCACCAGAACTATCTGCAGACATTATCGACCGTGGTGTTATTCTAACAGGCGGTGGAGCTTTATTACACGGTATCGACATGCTTCTAGCAGAAGAATTAAAGGTACCAGTATTAATCGCTGAAAACCCAATGCAATGTGTTGCTGTTGGTACAGGTATTATGTTAGAGAATATCGATAAATTACCACGTCGTGCTTTAAAATAA
- a CDS encoding glycosyltransferase, translating into MVGYPISLKIIGNLYKNRKLEKNYSHQPTVTVMVVAHNEEKVILDKLHNILELDYPKDKIEFLIASDNSTDKTNEIVREFIKEHQDRKIRIYEVKARKGKTNAQNEAQKTVETEYLVMTDANSMMDKKSIIELMAAFTSEEIAYVSGRLMIVNQESSDVSNAEASYWDSDMVMREIEGRMQTITAGNGALYACRTGDYYDFNPIQCHDSAMPPLYALQGKRAIANHDAIAYEKAGEVIEDEFGRKVRMNRIILKHILPDVRMLNVFKYKWFSYFYFGHRTCRYLLWIAHFMVLISNVLLVPISWFYLMTFIGQVLFYLMALAKVITKTNNKYVTLIYYYCVTIIAQWVGVYNILTGKAKPFWEKAESTR; encoded by the coding sequence ATGGTGGGTTATCCTATATCTTTAAAAATAATTGGGAATTTATATAAGAACCGAAAGCTTGAAAAAAATTATTCTCATCAGCCAACGGTAACCGTGATGGTGGTTGCTCATAATGAAGAAAAAGTAATTTTAGATAAGCTTCACAATATTTTGGAGTTAGATTATCCTAAAGATAAAATTGAATTCTTGATAGCGTCTGATAATAGTACAGACAAAACAAATGAAATCGTTAGAGAGTTTATTAAGGAACATCAAGATAGAAAAATACGAATTTATGAAGTGAAAGCTCGAAAAGGAAAAACAAATGCACAAAATGAAGCTCAAAAAACGGTGGAAACAGAGTATTTAGTTATGACCGATGCAAATTCTATGATGGATAAAAAATCTATCATAGAGCTTATGGCTGCATTCACCTCAGAAGAAATTGCATACGTTTCAGGAAGGCTAATGATTGTTAATCAAGAATCTAGCGATGTAAGTAATGCTGAAGCTAGTTACTGGGATAGCGATATGGTAATGCGTGAAATTGAAGGAAGAATGCAAACCATAACAGCTGGTAATGGAGCTTTATATGCATGTAGGACCGGGGATTATTATGACTTTAATCCGATACAATGCCATGATAGTGCCATGCCACCATTGTATGCATTGCAAGGTAAAAGAGCGATTGCGAATCATGATGCAATTGCTTATGAAAAAGCTGGTGAGGTTATTGAAGATGAATTTGGTCGTAAAGTAAGGATGAATCGAATTATTCTAAAGCATATTTTACCAGATGTAAGGATGCTTAATGTATTTAAGTATAAGTGGTTTTCATATTTTTATTTTGGACATAGGACATGCAGGTACCTGTTATGGATCGCACATTTTATGGTACTAATATCTAATGTATTACTAGTACCGATATCATGGTTTTATTTAATGACATTTATTGGACAAGTGCTATTTTATTTAATGGCACTAGCAAAAGTAATAACTAAGACAAACAATAAGTATGTAACATTAATTTATTATTATTGTGTCACAATCATTGCACAATGGGTTGGTGTCTACAATATATTGACTGGAAAAGCAAAACCGTTTTGGGAGAAAGCTGAGAGTACAAGGTAG